Proteins co-encoded in one Kribbella qitaiheensis genomic window:
- a CDS encoding histidinol-phosphate transaminase → MADFDGLPIRDELKSFEPYGAPQLDVPILLNVNENPYPPSEATVADITASVAEAARGLNRYPDREFLALRADLAAYLGRESGARLVAEQVWAANGSNEVMLHLLQAFGGPGRTALSFAPTYSMYPEYARDTNTGWVVGRRSHDFTLDPSKALAAISRHRPSVVLLASPNNPTGTALPIDLVEAVAARTKAIGSVLVVDEAYAEFRRAGTPSAVTLLPSYGNLAVARTMSKAFALAGGRVGYLAASKQLVDALRIVRLPYHLSAVTQAVARAALRHSDELLGRVDQLRVERDETVEWLRAQGLRAVDSDANFVLFGTFADRHAVWQSLLDDGVLIRETGPDGWLRVSIGTGAEMAAFRASLEKVLKTEAGRVS, encoded by the coding sequence ATGGCTGACTTCGACGGGTTGCCGATCCGGGACGAGCTGAAGAGCTTCGAGCCGTACGGCGCGCCGCAACTCGACGTACCGATCCTCCTCAACGTCAACGAGAACCCGTACCCGCCGAGCGAGGCGACCGTCGCGGACATCACCGCGTCGGTGGCCGAGGCAGCACGCGGGCTCAACCGCTACCCGGACCGCGAGTTCCTCGCCCTGCGCGCCGACCTCGCGGCGTACCTGGGCCGTGAGTCCGGAGCGCGACTGGTCGCCGAGCAGGTGTGGGCGGCCAACGGCTCCAACGAGGTGATGCTGCACCTGCTGCAGGCGTTCGGGGGACCAGGCCGTACCGCGTTGTCGTTCGCGCCCACCTACTCGATGTACCCGGAGTACGCGCGGGACACGAACACCGGCTGGGTCGTCGGGCGCCGGTCGCACGACTTCACGCTCGACCCGAGCAAGGCGCTCGCCGCGATCTCGCGGCACCGGCCGTCCGTAGTACTGCTCGCATCGCCGAACAACCCGACCGGTACGGCGTTGCCGATCGACCTGGTGGAGGCGGTGGCCGCCCGGACGAAGGCGATCGGTTCGGTCCTGGTGGTGGACGAGGCGTATGCGGAGTTCCGCCGGGCCGGTACGCCGAGCGCGGTCACGTTGCTGCCGTCGTACGGGAATCTGGCGGTCGCCCGGACGATGTCGAAGGCGTTCGCCCTGGCCGGCGGGCGCGTCGGTTATCTTGCCGCTAGCAAGCAATTGGTGGACGCGTTGCGGATCGTGCGGCTGCCGTATCACCTGTCCGCGGTGACCCAGGCGGTCGCGCGGGCGGCGCTGCGGCACTCGGACGAGCTGCTCGGCCGGGTCGACCAGCTCCGGGTGGAGCGGGACGAGACGGTGGAATGGCTGCGGGCGCAGGGTTTGCGCGCGGTCGATTCCGACGCGAACTTCGTGCTGTTCGGCACCTTCGCCGACCGGCACGCGGTCTGGCAGTCGCTGCTGGACGACGGTGTGCTGATCCGGGAGACCGGACCGGACGGCTGGCTGCGGGTGTCGATCGGCACCGGCGCTGAGATGGCCGCGTTCCGGGCGTCGCTGGAGAAGGTACTCAAGACAGAGGCAGGAAGGGTTTCATGA
- the hisB gene encoding imidazoleglycerol-phosphate dehydratase HisB has product MSRTARIDRETSESKVLVELDLDGTGRADITTGVGFYDHMLNALAKHALLDLHVNTVGDLEIDAHHTVEDTAIGIGQALKEALGDKRGIRRFGDATVPLDEALVHCTVDLSGRPYCVHTGEPDGQVYAIIGGDYAGSLTQHVFETLAFNAAICIHIRVLSGRDPHHIVEAQFKAFARALRDAAELDPRQPGIPSTKGAL; this is encoded by the coding sequence ATGAGCAGGACAGCCCGGATCGATCGGGAGACGAGCGAGTCGAAGGTGCTCGTCGAGCTCGACCTGGACGGCACCGGCCGCGCCGACATCACCACCGGCGTCGGCTTCTACGACCACATGCTGAACGCGCTGGCCAAGCACGCGCTGCTGGACCTGCACGTGAACACGGTCGGCGATCTCGAGATCGACGCGCACCACACCGTCGAGGACACTGCGATCGGCATCGGCCAGGCACTGAAGGAGGCGCTCGGCGACAAGCGCGGCATCCGGCGCTTCGGCGACGCGACCGTGCCGCTGGACGAGGCGCTCGTGCACTGCACGGTCGACCTGTCCGGCCGTCCGTACTGCGTGCACACCGGCGAGCCCGACGGCCAGGTGTACGCGATCATCGGTGGCGACTACGCCGGATCGCTGACCCAGCACGTCTTCGAGACGCTCGCGTTCAACGCGGCCATCTGCATCCACATCCGGGTGCTGTCCGGGCGCGACCCGCACCACATCGTCGAGGCGCAGTTCAAGGCCTTCGCGCGGGCGCTGCGGGACGCGGCCGAGCTGGATCCGCGTCAGCCGGGCATCCCGTCGACCAAGGGCGCTCTGTGA
- the hisH gene encoding imidazole glycerol phosphate synthase subunit HisH, whose protein sequence is MSPKVVLLDYGSGNIRSGERALQRVGADVTVTSSFDEAVNADGLLVPGVGAFEACMTGLRAVRGDVIVDRRLTASRPVLGICVGMQILFSRGIEHGVETEGCDQWPGVVERLQPAGGEPVPHMGWNTVDVPSGSALFDGIEKERFYFVHSYGVREWELVETRASVTPAVTWTTYGSDRFVAAVENGPLTATQFHPEKSGDAGAELLSNWVRSL, encoded by the coding sequence GTGAGCCCGAAGGTCGTCCTGCTCGACTACGGCTCCGGCAACATCCGCTCGGGGGAGCGCGCCCTGCAACGCGTCGGCGCCGACGTGACGGTCACGTCGTCCTTCGACGAGGCCGTGAACGCCGACGGCCTGCTGGTGCCGGGCGTCGGCGCTTTCGAGGCCTGTATGACGGGTCTGCGCGCCGTCCGAGGCGACGTCATCGTCGATCGCAGGCTCACCGCCAGCCGCCCGGTGCTCGGGATCTGCGTGGGCATGCAGATTCTGTTCTCCCGCGGAATCGAGCACGGCGTCGAGACCGAAGGCTGCGACCAATGGCCTGGTGTCGTCGAGCGGCTCCAGCCCGCGGGCGGCGAGCCGGTCCCGCACATGGGCTGGAACACGGTGGACGTGCCGTCGGGGAGCGCGCTCTTCGACGGCATCGAGAAGGAACGCTTCTACTTCGTCCACTCGTACGGCGTCCGCGAATGGGAACTGGTCGAGACCCGCGCCTCGGTGACCCCGGCCGTCACCTGGACGACCTACGGCTCGGACCGCTTCGTCGCAGCAGTCGAGAACGGCCCCCTCACCGCAACCCAGTTCCACCCCGAGAAGTCCGGCGATGCCGGCGCAGAACTCCTCTCCAACTGGGTCCGCTCGCTCTAG
- a CDS encoding alkaline phosphatase PhoX: MGSVEALFTAEPALGTSGPKVGYGPMIPDPAGMLDLPHGFSYKIVSREGVVRPDGLQTPSRFDGMGTFPDRHGGNRLVRNHECSPTATIKVVARKPSSGPATAATPRITASSSRSTRTTTAATITRPADGDGQVPARGGYKLEGCWWGQLDRCVYFVSSFARTELGPKVDHDGQVWRFDPREKTLKQMVIFTRPKPGSDDPEFDAPDNITMSPYGGLMMCEDGLGEQHILGTTEDGQVFKFAATGSTTGPPKTRSTANWRAPASPPTAAPCSSTSTRQVSPTPSPVPGAAAASTTSSPRAQA, translated from the coding sequence GTGGGTTCCGTCGAGGCCCTCTTCACAGCGGAGCCGGCGCTCGGTACGTCCGGTCCGAAGGTCGGCTACGGCCCGATGATCCCCGACCCGGCCGGCATGCTCGACCTGCCGCATGGATTCAGCTACAAGATTGTCTCCAGGGAGGGCGTCGTTCGTCCTGACGGTCTGCAGACGCCGTCCCGGTTCGACGGGATGGGCACCTTCCCCGACCGCCATGGCGGTAACCGCCTGGTCCGCAACCACGAGTGCAGCCCGACCGCGACGATCAAGGTGGTCGCGCGGAAACCGAGCTCAGGGCCGGCGACAGCGGCTACACCAAGGATCACGGCTTCATCTTCGAGGTCGACCCGTACGACGACCGCCGCAACAATCACCCGACCCGCTGACGGCGATGGGCAGGTTCCAGCACGAGGCGGTTACAAACTCGAAGGCTGCTGGTGGGGCCAGTTGGACCGCTGCGTGTACTTCGTGTCGTCGTTCGCGCGCACCGAACTCGGCCCGAAGGTCGACCACGACGGCCAGGTCTGGCGCTTCGACCCGCGCGAGAAGACGCTGAAGCAGATGGTCATCTTCACCCGGCCGAAGCCCGGCTCGGACGACCCCGAGTTCGATGCCCCTGACAACATCACCATGTCGCCGTACGGCGGGCTGATGATGTGCGAGGACGGTCTCGGCGAACAGCACATCCTCGGCACCACCGAGGACGGCCAGGTCTTCAAATTCGCCGCAACCGGGTCAACAACGGGACCCCCGAAGACCCGGAGTACGGCGAACTGGCGGGCGCCGGCTTCTCCGCCGACGGCCGCACCATGTTCTTCAACGTCTACACGCCAGGTATCACCTACGCCGTCACCGGTCCCTGGCGCCGCCGCCGCTAGTACTACTTCCTCACCTCGGGCCCAAGCCTGA
- a CDS encoding helix-turn-helix transcriptional regulator, translated as MRADRLVSLVLLLRQRGQLSSDTLARELEVSTRTVLRDIEALSAAGVPVYAERGRHGGFALLPGFQTELTGLNHDEALALLVAGSRRGAQAFGLGSALASAMLKVVDALPEGNRDTAAGAVQRLLIDPETDLLSRRVVADEAPSAVVAQVRSAVFAGHKLRIHYAAVDQTPKWRTVDPIGLVIVRDQGYLLATRSGEDRTYRLSRVLAAEELDEPAQRPDQVDLDRAWQERSTRFRAGDDQVAVLVRLNPARREDLMGTALAVRSEEVDADGWLRMEVTFQDSRHAEWALWQLATSAEALAPQWLRTSLRNRAAEIATRYEASS; from the coding sequence ATGCGCGCCGACCGGTTGGTCTCGCTGGTACTGCTGTTGCGCCAGCGCGGTCAGCTGTCCTCGGACACCCTGGCCCGCGAGCTGGAGGTGTCCACCCGCACCGTGCTGCGCGACATAGAAGCGTTGTCCGCAGCCGGCGTCCCGGTTTACGCCGAACGCGGCCGGCACGGCGGGTTCGCATTGCTGCCCGGATTCCAGACAGAGCTCACCGGTCTGAACCATGACGAGGCGCTCGCGCTGCTGGTTGCCGGATCGCGGCGCGGTGCGCAGGCGTTCGGCCTCGGCTCGGCGCTCGCTTCGGCCATGCTCAAGGTGGTCGACGCACTCCCCGAAGGCAATCGGGACACCGCGGCCGGCGCGGTGCAGCGACTGCTCATCGACCCGGAGACTGACCTCCTCTCGCGCCGCGTCGTCGCCGACGAGGCACCCAGCGCCGTAGTGGCCCAGGTCCGGAGCGCAGTCTTCGCCGGACACAAGCTGCGGATCCACTACGCGGCTGTGGACCAGACCCCGAAGTGGCGCACGGTGGACCCGATCGGCCTGGTCATCGTTCGCGACCAGGGCTATTTGCTGGCCACGAGATCTGGCGAGGACCGGACGTACCGATTGTCGCGGGTACTGGCGGCCGAGGAACTTGACGAACCCGCGCAGCGACCGGACCAGGTCGATCTGGATAGGGCCTGGCAGGAACGCAGTACGCGGTTCCGGGCCGGCGACGACCAGGTCGCCGTGCTCGTACGACTGAACCCGGCGCGACGGGAAGACCTGATGGGTACTGCGCTGGCCGTCCGCTCCGAGGAGGTCGACGCAGACGGCTGGCTGCGGATGGAGGTGACCTTCCAGGACTCACGGCACGCCGAATGGGCGCTATGGCAGCTCGCCACGAGCGCAGAAGCCCTGGCCCCGCAATGGTTGCGCACCTCCCTGCGCAACCGCGCTGCCGAGATCGCCACCCGCTACGAAGCCTCGTCCTGA
- a CDS encoding RidA family protein: MERTTVNPWTWSVELGYNQGEIVSGQTRTLYCAGQTAMNGEGKPEHDGDMAAQLALSLDNLEAILGEAGMSLANLVRLNVYTTDVDLLFQHYGVPASRLGAAGVAPTSTMLGVTRLAIPTLMVELEGTAVA; this comes from the coding sequence ATGGAGCGAACGACGGTCAACCCGTGGACGTGGTCGGTGGAGCTGGGCTACAACCAGGGCGAGATCGTCTCCGGCCAGACCCGGACCCTGTACTGCGCCGGCCAGACCGCGATGAACGGCGAGGGCAAGCCCGAGCATGACGGTGACATGGCGGCCCAGTTGGCGCTGAGCCTAGACAACCTGGAGGCCATCCTCGGCGAGGCAGGCATGTCCCTCGCGAACCTCGTCCGGCTCAACGTCTACACCACCGACGTCGATCTACTCTTCCAGCACTATGGCGTACCGGCCTCACGCTTGGGCGCCGCCGGAGTGGCCCCGACCAGCACGATGCTCGGGGTGACCCGGCTGGCGATCCCCACCCTGATGGTCGAACTCGAGGGCACAGCCGTCGCATGA
- a CDS encoding DUF488 domain-containing protein yields MVTIGVYDCDPDSFLQALRDADVRLLLDIRQRRGVRGSEYAWANSRRLQSALADAGIAYEHHPELAPTTELREVQYVEDDRQGVGKRTRRELAAEFTRRYTTEILDRADLTPIVSALTSSGTAALLLRRTRPRGLPPLADRSATSRAAPRHDRAPAPVVTHSGGPHRQHSPSTVRRRISRLRGPGRLTVGGLVSAGGPRQLGRGDRRLPRSGS; encoded by the coding sequence ATGGTGACGATCGGCGTCTACGACTGCGACCCCGACTCGTTCCTGCAGGCGCTGCGGGACGCCGACGTCCGCCTGCTGCTCGACATACGCCAGCGCCGGGGCGTGCGCGGATCGGAGTACGCCTGGGCTAACTCCCGCCGGCTGCAGTCGGCGCTCGCCGATGCGGGGATCGCCTATGAACACCACCCGGAACTCGCCCCGACCACTGAGTTGCGCGAGGTCCAGTACGTCGAGGACGACCGCCAGGGCGTCGGCAAGCGCACGCGTCGCGAGCTTGCGGCCGAATTCACCCGCCGCTACACCACGGAGATCCTCGACCGCGCCGACCTCACACCGATCGTGTCGGCGCTGACGAGCAGTGGAACTGCAGCGCTGCTCCTGCGTCGAACGCGACCCCGAGGCTTGCCACCGCTCGCTGATCGCTCAGCGACTAGCCGAGCAGCACCACGTCACGATCGAGCACCTGCGCCCGTTGTGACGCATAGCGGTGGGCCGCACCGCCAGCACTCACCAAGCACTGTACGGCGGCGGATCTCCCGCCTGAGAGGACCCGGCCGCCTGACGGTGGGCGGTTTGGTGAGTGCTGGCGGTCCGCGCCAACTCGGTCGCGGCGATCGGAGGCTTCCGCGAAGCGGGTCGTAG
- a CDS encoding ATP-grasp domain-containing protein, translating into MSNYTIIVDPLSTGQEYPAAFKEAGQVPVAVLSGLEPPPAYTTSWHPDDFEHVHYFTGDVEALASELRVYSPEYLVAGAESGVELCDQLTEILVPGTGNVPSLASARRDKWQMAQALSAAGVPRLRQFLTSDPAEAETWLKENDLLGKRLVIKPPKSAAGDEVYIVFEGGNWRERFDQVLGRTNKMGLTNDAVLIQEYADGTEYLVDSYSVDGVHSLVDVCRYTKVSRGDKIGIYHRIDFLAADDPEVLALWPYTQQVLDAVGIRVGCGHSEVMMTADGPRLIEVAARPAGGGHQMVSELATGDNHIKRTVAHRVRGEVRDSFDLVQHLRGIFISAVREGYFRNREVFADVESLKSFHWMKILHEEDAIVPETVDLFTCLAWVILIHSDAATLDDDYQRVLEMEAAIVIDTP; encoded by the coding sequence ATGTCGAACTACACGATCATCGTGGACCCGTTGTCCACGGGGCAGGAATATCCGGCAGCCTTCAAGGAGGCCGGGCAGGTGCCGGTCGCAGTACTGAGTGGCCTGGAACCACCACCGGCCTACACGACCAGCTGGCACCCGGACGACTTCGAGCACGTGCACTATTTCACCGGTGACGTCGAGGCACTGGCTTCGGAGTTGCGGGTCTACTCGCCGGAGTACTTGGTGGCGGGGGCGGAGAGTGGGGTCGAGCTCTGTGACCAGCTCACCGAGATTTTGGTGCCCGGCACCGGCAACGTTCCTTCGCTGGCCTCAGCGCGGCGCGACAAGTGGCAGATGGCCCAGGCGCTTTCTGCCGCAGGTGTTCCGCGGCTCCGGCAGTTCCTGACGTCGGACCCGGCCGAGGCCGAGACCTGGCTGAAGGAGAACGACCTGCTCGGCAAACGGCTGGTGATCAAGCCGCCGAAGAGCGCCGCCGGCGACGAGGTCTACATCGTCTTCGAAGGCGGCAACTGGCGGGAACGCTTCGACCAGGTACTCGGCCGGACCAACAAGATGGGTCTCACCAACGACGCGGTCCTGATCCAGGAGTATGCCGACGGTACCGAGTATCTGGTCGACAGCTATTCGGTTGACGGGGTGCACTCGCTCGTCGACGTCTGCCGCTACACGAAGGTGAGTCGCGGCGACAAGATCGGCATCTATCACCGGATCGACTTCCTCGCGGCGGACGACCCCGAAGTACTGGCGTTGTGGCCTTATACGCAGCAGGTATTGGATGCCGTTGGTATTCGCGTCGGCTGTGGTCACTCCGAGGTGATGATGACGGCCGATGGGCCCCGGCTGATCGAGGTCGCGGCCCGGCCGGCCGGTGGTGGTCACCAGATGGTCAGCGAGTTGGCTACCGGGGACAACCACATCAAGCGGACGGTCGCGCATCGGGTGCGGGGTGAGGTGCGAGACAGCTTCGATCTGGTGCAACACCTGCGCGGCATCTTCATCTCCGCCGTACGGGAAGGCTACTTCCGCAACCGCGAGGTCTTCGCCGACGTCGAGTCGCTGAAATCCTTCCACTGGATGAAGATCCTGCACGAAGAGGACGCGATCGTCCCCGAAACGGTCGACCTCTTCACCTGCCTGGCCTGGGTGATCCTCATCCACAGCGACGCAGCCACCCTCGACGACGACTACCAACGAGTCCTCGAAATGGAGGCCGCAATAGTCATCGACACCCCCTGA
- a CDS encoding MFS transporter, whose product MTAASAPSAESTGIWSTIREAPLPVKALLVGVFVNKLGWFLQVFLVLFLTTSKGFSEVQAGTALGIYGGGSVIGLIIGGSLSDKVGPRAAVMISMFGMAGFVLAIAYVPNYATVLVVVALAGAVGQFYRPASAALLTELTPKNRQVMIFAVYRLAMNLGTTAAPLIGAALVAISWNLLFIGEALAALAYAAVAIIALPGRKTAEVADTVDDSVAAEPKGGYLAVLRDYKYVLFLACMFINAAIYMQYLAVLPLHMKSEGFSTWWFSAVVALNGFIVITCELLVTKVVQHWPARIVAIIGFVLLGGGLAFYALPGGIAIFVIGTLLWTLAEIIAGPTMFAYPGMAAAERPKLLGRYVGSAHAMFGLGSALGPFLGVWVWNNAGTRVWVWCGVAGAIGIVFAYFGMSSGAATAAEEPAVDITPASEPLPSESS is encoded by the coding sequence ATGACCGCAGCCTCTGCCCCTTCGGCTGAGAGCACGGGCATCTGGTCGACGATCCGGGAAGCGCCACTGCCGGTGAAGGCGCTGCTCGTCGGCGTCTTCGTGAACAAGCTCGGCTGGTTCCTGCAGGTCTTCCTGGTGCTGTTCCTGACCACCTCGAAGGGATTCAGCGAGGTCCAGGCCGGTACGGCGCTGGGCATCTACGGCGGCGGCTCGGTGATCGGCCTGATCATCGGCGGCTCACTGTCGGACAAGGTCGGGCCGCGAGCCGCGGTGATGATCAGCATGTTCGGCATGGCGGGCTTCGTCCTCGCGATCGCCTACGTGCCCAACTACGCGACCGTGCTTGTGGTGGTCGCGCTGGCCGGCGCGGTCGGGCAGTTCTACCGGCCGGCTTCGGCTGCCCTGCTGACCGAGCTGACACCGAAGAATCGTCAGGTGATGATCTTCGCGGTCTACCGGCTGGCGATGAACCTCGGTACGACGGCAGCTCCGCTGATCGGTGCGGCCCTGGTCGCGATCTCGTGGAACCTGCTGTTCATCGGTGAAGCCCTTGCGGCGCTGGCGTACGCGGCAGTGGCGATCATCGCGCTGCCTGGACGCAAGACGGCGGAGGTCGCGGACACGGTCGACGACTCGGTCGCGGCCGAGCCGAAGGGCGGGTACCTCGCAGTACTGCGCGACTACAAGTACGTGCTGTTCCTGGCGTGCATGTTCATCAACGCGGCGATCTACATGCAGTACCTGGCGGTCCTTCCGCTGCACATGAAGTCGGAAGGCTTTTCCACCTGGTGGTTCAGTGCGGTCGTCGCGTTGAACGGCTTCATCGTGATCACCTGCGAGTTGCTGGTCACCAAGGTGGTCCAGCACTGGCCGGCCCGGATCGTCGCGATCATCGGTTTCGTCCTGCTCGGTGGCGGACTCGCGTTCTACGCCCTGCCGGGCGGCATCGCGATCTTCGTGATCGGCACGCTGTTGTGGACGCTGGCGGAGATCATCGCCGGGCCGACCATGTTCGCCTACCCGGGCATGGCCGCAGCAGAACGCCCGAAACTGCTCGGCCGGTACGTCGGATCCGCGCATGCCATGTTCGGCCTCGGTTCCGCGCTGGGACCTTTTCTCGGTGTGTGGGTCTGGAACAACGCCGGTACCCGGGTCTGGGTCTGGTGCGGCGTGGCCGGCGCGATCGGCATCGTCTTCGCGTACTTCGGGATGTCCAGCGGAGCAGCCACAGCCGCAGAGGAACCAGCAGTGGACATCACCCCGGCCAGCGAGCCGTTGCCGAGCGAGAGCTCGTAG
- a CDS encoding ATP-grasp domain-containing protein, translating to MTDEPIDRPHLLVVATGMRLFREYILRSIAPQYRIHMFLHSEPSWEKEYIDGWTVLESTLDAEALVVAAKKLHADQPIDGVLCWDEARILQTAHVAETLGLPGGDVDMVNRCRDKHLTRTALAERGVPQPQSILVDTVDEALVTADKLGYPVILKPRALAASLGVVKVNSAEELKDNWEFAHDTTVPEAPHYDVKVLVEEFADGYEISIDSAIFHGQVTPFCLARKELGYPPYAEEVGHFVDAADPLLADHELMKVLVDAHAAIGFSDGVTHTEIMITADGPKVIEINARIGGDMIPYLGLQATGADPGLAAAAVACGRTPELVPDRAMVGGVRFFYVDENDTVLDSVAFDEAGLPATIDQLVVLMEPGTTTSPPPEGTLWGRIAYVTAVATSLDDCRAGLDAAEKALSWSGHQKESSS from the coding sequence TGCGATCCATCGCCCCGCAGTACCGGATCCACATGTTCCTGCACTCGGAACCGTCGTGGGAGAAGGAGTACATCGACGGCTGGACCGTGCTGGAGAGCACGCTCGACGCCGAGGCGCTGGTCGTCGCGGCGAAGAAGCTTCACGCGGACCAGCCGATCGACGGTGTGCTCTGCTGGGACGAGGCCCGCATCCTGCAGACCGCCCACGTGGCCGAAACGCTCGGCCTCCCGGGCGGCGACGTTGACATGGTCAACCGCTGCCGGGACAAACACCTCACCCGTACTGCGCTCGCCGAGCGAGGCGTCCCACAGCCGCAGTCGATCCTGGTCGACACCGTGGACGAGGCGCTCGTCACGGCCGACAAGCTCGGCTACCCGGTGATCCTGAAGCCGCGCGCGCTGGCCGCCAGCCTCGGTGTGGTCAAGGTGAACTCGGCCGAGGAGCTGAAGGACAACTGGGAGTTCGCGCACGACACGACCGTGCCCGAGGCGCCGCACTACGACGTCAAGGTGCTGGTCGAGGAGTTCGCCGACGGGTACGAGATCAGCATCGACTCGGCGATCTTCCACGGCCAGGTGACGCCGTTCTGCCTGGCCCGCAAGGAGCTCGGCTACCCGCCGTACGCGGAGGAGGTCGGGCACTTCGTCGACGCGGCCGATCCCTTGCTCGCCGACCACGAGCTGATGAAGGTGCTGGTCGACGCGCATGCCGCGATCGGGTTCAGCGACGGCGTCACGCACACAGAGATCATGATCACGGCCGACGGGCCGAAGGTGATCGAGATCAACGCCCGGATCGGCGGCGACATGATCCCGTACCTCGGTCTGCAGGCGACCGGGGCCGACCCGGGGCTCGCGGCCGCGGCGGTGGCGTGCGGCCGGACCCCGGAGCTGGTGCCGGATCGCGCGATGGTCGGTGGCGTCCGCTTCTTCTACGTGGACGAGAACGACACCGTGCTGGACTCGGTCGCGTTCGACGAGGCCGGTCTGCCCGCGACCATCGACCAACTCGTCGTACTGATGGAGCCGGGGACGACCACCAGTCCCCCGCCGGAAGGCACGCTCTGGGGACGGATCGCTTATGTGACCGCGGTGGCGACCTCGCTGGACGACTGCCGGGCCGGACTGGACGCCGCCGAGAAGGCACTGAGCTGGTCAGGGCATCAGAAGGAGTCGTCGTCATGA